In the Pseudanabaena sp. PCC 7367 genome, one interval contains:
- the pgsA gene encoding CDP-diacylglycerol--glycerol-3-phosphate 3-phosphatidyltransferase has translation MQPQSLEPPTQPIASTQPIITLPTWITLSRLLAVPVILVVLNISQTPQSYYIATGAFLLAALTDWLDGYLARKLNLVSDLGKFLDPLVDKLLVAAPLLMLVQFGHVPAWGVFVILARELLVTAWRGIGTTPATIAPITSITPITPIVPIESYPLTASPANVSDPKIVKKQPSRVIGANLWGKAKTVVQIVAIAMLLLQLPGAIGLFWLAVALTVISGITYVLPIHHL, from the coding sequence GTGCAGCCACAATCACTAGAACCCCCAACCCAACCGATCGCCTCTACTCAACCAATAATTACGCTACCCACCTGGATCACCCTCTCCCGGCTGCTAGCAGTACCAGTCATTTTAGTGGTACTCAATATTTCCCAAACCCCTCAAAGCTATTACATTGCCACCGGTGCATTTTTGCTGGCCGCCCTCACCGATTGGCTCGATGGCTATCTGGCTAGAAAATTAAATTTAGTCAGTGATCTGGGTAAGTTTCTCGACCCGCTGGTGGATAAACTACTGGTGGCTGCGCCGCTACTGATGCTGGTGCAATTTGGCCATGTACCTGCCTGGGGCGTGTTTGTGATTTTGGCGAGAGAATTACTAGTCACGGCCTGGCGCGGCATTGGCACAACCCCAGCAACGATCGCGCCAATTACCTCAATCACGCCGATCACACCAATTGTCCCGATCGAGAGCTATCCCCTTACCGCTAGTCCAGCTAATGTAAGTGATCCAAAGATTGTCAAAAAACAGCCCAGTCGCGTAATTGGGGCTAACTTGTGGGGTAAGGCAAAAACTGTCGTACAAATTGTGGCGATCGCAATGTTACTCTTGCAATTACCCGGCGCGATCGGTTTATTTTGGCTGGCCGTGGCCTTAACCGTTATTTCTGGAATTACCTATGTCTTGCCAATTCATCACCTT
- a CDS encoding WD40 repeat domain-containing protein, which translates to MLRPTNQPQEFDVALGGGNDSPSTNGATLGGMAAVLKNLKSASIDRRIASLPLALRYDRAGTNLLLKVLTEDQSWQVRRSAYWLLRQEADPRLNPVLNRYNPYHNFRCQQVITLVDVTAPSLSTKFVSQLAISSNSQFLAASSNFNIQVYDLTDCSLLHTIPDYGSIAITNDSKTLVSASGNYDSEVSLWDLATGQPQRSLLADHRGMGIDAIAISPNDQTIAISSSYQGKIKTYSLTSGKLANTHNGQSPLTMNPNGQNFISSSKEGNIKVWSLYSGTLLRTISNQEKEITSIAISPDGQILAAASWDGQIYLWRLMTSDLHNIIQAHSANLNPITTITISPDGNVLATGYHRGIVRLWDLHSGELLKDLSSCSSRISSLVFSADGKKLAIGTWEAKIYIWEIDEANLG; encoded by the coding sequence ATGCTTAGACCCACCAATCAACCGCAAGAATTTGATGTGGCACTGGGAGGAGGTAATGACTCACCTTCCACCAATGGGGCAACATTGGGTGGGATGGCAGCGGTGCTCAAAAACCTCAAATCTGCTTCGATCGATCGCCGCATTGCTAGTTTGCCCTTGGCGCTACGTTACGATCGGGCGGGCACAAATTTGTTGCTTAAAGTATTAACCGAGGATCAATCCTGGCAGGTAAGGCGATCGGCATATTGGCTGCTGCGCCAGGAAGCAGATCCCAGGCTGAATCCGGTTCTAAATCGCTATAACCCTTACCACAATTTTCGCTGTCAACAGGTAATTACGCTGGTGGATGTAACTGCTCCATCCCTGTCAACCAAGTTTGTGAGTCAGTTGGCAATCAGCAGTAATAGTCAATTTCTAGCCGCAAGTAGCAATTTTAATATTCAGGTCTACGATCTAACGGACTGCTCGTTGCTGCATACCATCCCCGATTATGGTTCGATCGCCATTACCAACGATAGTAAGACCTTGGTTAGTGCCAGTGGTAACTATGACAGCGAGGTCAGTCTGTGGGATTTGGCCACCGGGCAACCACAACGATCGCTACTTGCAGATCATCGGGGTATGGGCATTGATGCGATTGCGATCAGCCCCAACGACCAGACGATCGCCATTAGTAGCAGTTATCAGGGCAAAATTAAAACTTATAGTCTGACTTCTGGCAAGCTGGCCAACACCCACAACGGCCAGAGCCCTTTAACCATGAATCCCAATGGCCAAAATTTTATTAGCAGCAGTAAAGAAGGAAATATCAAGGTTTGGAGCCTATATAGCGGTACTTTGTTGCGGACTATTTCTAATCAGGAAAAGGAAATTACTTCGATCGCCATTAGTCCCGATGGGCAGATTTTGGCCGCAGCAAGTTGGGATGGGCAGATTTATTTATGGCGATTGATGACCAGCGATCTGCACAATATTATTCAAGCCCATAGTGCCAATTTAAATCCAATTACCACGATCACGATCAGTCCCGACGGCAATGTCTTGGCAACCGGCTACCATCGCGGGATTGTGCGACTTTGGGATTTGCACTCCGGTGAATTATTAAAGGATTTATCCAGTTGCTCTAGCCGGATTAGTTCATTGGTGTTTAGTGCGGATGGGAAAAAGCTGGCGATCGGTACTTGGGAGGCAAAGATCTATATCTGGGAAATTGATGAAGCCAATTTAGGTTAG